In Musa acuminata AAA Group cultivar baxijiao chromosome BXJ2-8, Cavendish_Baxijiao_AAA, whole genome shotgun sequence, one genomic interval encodes:
- the LOC103995999 gene encoding uncharacterized protein LOC103995999 isoform X2, which translates to MASSGTLQPSLIANFDRPVASIMSHSCVGHAKFLPSKRNREGYIPRTCTASSLQVYPPSSRTTFCISSALVASVQPTSSDAPQRSAEWFALRRDKLTTSTFSTALGFWKGNRRSELWYQKVFAPEADMIEAPARAAMDWGVFNEPAAIERYKSITGRDVSSLGFAIHAEASYIWLGASPDGLLGCYPDGGILEVKCPYNKGKPELALPWQIMPYYYMPQVQGQMEIMNRDWVDLYCWTPNGSSIFRVYRDRAYWDLMHRILHEFWWGSVVPAREALLLGREADARAYEPKRKHQLTGLVIGTSRKLAADARLLCRDIGGHIEFFR; encoded by the coding sequence GACCCTCCAACCAAGCCTAATTGCCAACTTCGATAGACCAGTCGCATCTATAATGAGTCATTCATGCGTTGGACATGCTAAATTTCTGCCGTCCAAAAGAAACCGTGAAGGTTACATCCCCAGAACTTGTACTGCATCCTCACTACAGGTATATCCACCATCATCGCGGACGACCTTTTGCATTTCATCAGCGTTGGTAGCCTCAGTTCAACCCACATCTTCTGATGCACCCCAACGATCGGCAGAGTGGTTTGCTCTCCGCAGAGACAAGCTTACCACAAGCACCTTCAGCACTGCCTTGGGGTTCTGGAAGGGCAACCGAAGGTCCGAGCTCTGGTACCAGAAAGTTTTTGCACCAGAAGCAGACATGATTGAGGCACCTGCTAGGGCTGCAATGGACTGGGGCGTGTTCAACGAGCCTGCTGCTATAGAAAGGTACAAGAGTATCACAGGAAGAGATGTTAGCTCTTTAGGCTTTGCAATCCATGCAGAGGCTAGTTACATTTGGCTTGGCGCATCGCCTGATGGACTTCTAGGCTGCTATCCAGACGGTGGGATCTTGGAGGTGAAGTGTCCCTACAACAAAGGTAAGCCTGAGCTTGCGTTGCCATGGCAAATCATGCCATACTACTACATGCCCCAGGTGCAGGGCCAGATGGAGATCATGAACAGAGACTGGGTCGATCTCTACTGTTGGACTCCCAATGGCAGTAGTATATTCCGGGTGTACCGAGATCGTGCATACTGGGATCTGATGCACCGCATCCTTCATGAGTTCTGGTGGGGAAGTGTGGTGCCAGCAAGGGAAGCATTGTTGCTGGGAAGGGAAGCAGATGCCAGAGCCTACGAGCCAAAGCGCAAGCATCAGCTAACAGGGTTGGTTATCGGCACAAGCAGGAAGTTAGCTGCCGATGCGAGGCTCCTGTGCAGGGACATTGGAGGCCATATCGAGTTCTTCAGATGA
- the LOC103995999 gene encoding uncharacterized protein LOC103995999 isoform X3 translates to MSHSCVGHAKFLPSKRNREGYIPRTCTASSLQVYPPSSRTTFCISSALVASVQPTSSDAPQRSAEWFALRRDKLTTSTFSTALGFWKGNRRSELWYQKVFAPEADMIEAPARAAMDWGVFNEPAAIERYKSITGRDVSSLGFAIHAEASYIWLGASPDGLLGCYPDGGILEVKCPYNKGKPELALPWQIMPYYYMPQVQGQMEIMNRDWVDLYCWTPNGSSIFRVYRDRAYWDLMHRILHEFWWGSVVPAREALLLGREADARAYEPKRKHQLTGLVIGTSRKLAADARLLCRDIGGHIEFFR, encoded by the coding sequence ATGAGTCATTCATGCGTTGGACATGCTAAATTTCTGCCGTCCAAAAGAAACCGTGAAGGTTACATCCCCAGAACTTGTACTGCATCCTCACTACAGGTATATCCACCATCATCGCGGACGACCTTTTGCATTTCATCAGCGTTGGTAGCCTCAGTTCAACCCACATCTTCTGATGCACCCCAACGATCGGCAGAGTGGTTTGCTCTCCGCAGAGACAAGCTTACCACAAGCACCTTCAGCACTGCCTTGGGGTTCTGGAAGGGCAACCGAAGGTCCGAGCTCTGGTACCAGAAAGTTTTTGCACCAGAAGCAGACATGATTGAGGCACCTGCTAGGGCTGCAATGGACTGGGGCGTGTTCAACGAGCCTGCTGCTATAGAAAGGTACAAGAGTATCACAGGAAGAGATGTTAGCTCTTTAGGCTTTGCAATCCATGCAGAGGCTAGTTACATTTGGCTTGGCGCATCGCCTGATGGACTTCTAGGCTGCTATCCAGACGGTGGGATCTTGGAGGTGAAGTGTCCCTACAACAAAGGTAAGCCTGAGCTTGCGTTGCCATGGCAAATCATGCCATACTACTACATGCCCCAGGTGCAGGGCCAGATGGAGATCATGAACAGAGACTGGGTCGATCTCTACTGTTGGACTCCCAATGGCAGTAGTATATTCCGGGTGTACCGAGATCGTGCATACTGGGATCTGATGCACCGCATCCTTCATGAGTTCTGGTGGGGAAGTGTGGTGCCAGCAAGGGAAGCATTGTTGCTGGGAAGGGAAGCAGATGCCAGAGCCTACGAGCCAAAGCGCAAGCATCAGCTAACAGGGTTGGTTATCGGCACAAGCAGGAAGTTAGCTGCCGATGCGAGGCTCCTGTGCAGGGACATTGGAGGCCATATCGAGTTCTTCAGATGA